Proteins encoded together in one Telopea speciosissima isolate NSW1024214 ecotype Mountain lineage chromosome 4, Tspe_v1, whole genome shotgun sequence window:
- the LOC122657715 gene encoding protein DETOXIFICATION 33-like isoform X4, whose protein sequence is MVESKKLWMLAGPAIFTSICQYSLGALTQTFVGQVNALALAAVSVENSVIAGLAFGVMLGMGSALETLCGQAYGAGQITMLGIYMQRSWVILFVTSLFLVPIYVFSPPILKLFGQTDEIADATGKFALWMLPQLFAYALNFPIQKFLQAQRKVLVMAYVAGVVLVIHVLLSWLLILKLGWGLVGAAVSLNFSWWLVVLGQLAYIFIWKSDGAWTGFSFQAFKDLFSFVKLSLASAVMLCLEFWYLMIVTVLAGHLNNALIAVDGISVCMNINGWDFMIALGFNIGISVRVSNELGAGKPRAAKFAILVVSATSISIGLVCMALVLGTRDYFPYIFTNTAEVRKEVTKLAPLLAVTVLLNSLQPVSSGVAIGAGWLALVAYINIGCYYIVGLPAGLLLGFM, encoded by the exons ATGGTGGAGTCGAAGAAGTTGTGGATGCTAGCAGGGCCAGCAATCTTTACGTCCATATGTCAGTACTCACTGGGAGCACTCACTCAGACCTTTGTAGGACAAGTGAATGCTCTTGCACTCGCCGCCGTCTCCGTCGAGAATTCTGTAATCGCCGGACTTGCTTTCGGCGTCATG TTGGGAATGGGGAGTGCATTGGAAACGCTATGCGGGCAAGCATATGGAGCAGGACAGATTACGATGCTGGGAATTTACATGCAGAGATCATGGGTCATTTTGTTTGTCACTTCTCTGTTTTTGGTTCCAATTTATGTCTTCTCTCCTCCCATTCTAAAGCTCTTTGGCCAGACTGATGAGATTGCTGATGCCACTg GGAAGTTTGCCCTATGGATGCTTCCACAATTGTTTGCTTACGCCTTAAATTTCCCAATACAGAAGTTCCTGCAAGCACAGAGAAAGGTTCTTGTAATGGCTTATGTTGCAGGAGTAGTGTTGGTGATACATGTATTGCTTAGTTGGCTGCTAATCTTGAAGTTAGGGTGGGGTTTGGTTGGTGCTGCTGTGAGTCTCAACTTCTCATGGTGGCTTGTTGTTTTAGGTCAATTGGCCTACATTTTTATTTGGAAATCTGATGGAGCTTGGACTGGTTTCTCTTTCCAAGCTTTTAAAGACCTCTTTAGCTTTGTAAAGCTTTCCTTGGCTTCTGCTGTCATGTTATG CTTGGAGTTTTGGTACTTGATGATAGTTACAGTCCTAGCAGGTCATCTAAACAATGCATTGATTGCAGTTGATGGCATCTCTGTCTG CATGAACATTAATGGATGGGATTTTATGATTGCACTTGGATTCAATATTGGAATAAG TGTGAGAGTATCAAATGAACTGGGGGCAGGTAAACCTAGAGCAGCAAAATTTGCAATATTGGTGGTTTCTGCAACATCCATAAGTATAGGACTGGTTTGCATGGCCTTGGTTTTGGGAACAAGGGACTACTTTCCTTATATTTTCACCAACACTGCTGAAGTGAGGAAAGAG GTCACCAAGCTTGCACCCTTGCTAGCAGTTACTGTGCTTCTAAATAGCCTTCAACCAGTCTCGTCTG gGGTTGCTATTGGAGCTGGATGGCTAGCTCTGGTTGCATACATCAACATTGGATGTTATTACATAGTAGGACTACCTGCTGGCTTACTCTTGGGGTTTATgtag
- the LOC122657715 gene encoding protein DETOXIFICATION 33-like isoform X3, with the protein MVESKKLWMLAGPAIFTSICQYSLGALTQTFVGQVNALALAAVSVENSVIAGLAFGVMLGMGSALETLCGQAYGAGQITMLGIYMQRSWVILFVTSLFLVPIYVFSPPILKLFGQTDEIADATGKFALWMLPQLFAYALNFPIQKFLQAQRKVLVMAYVAGVVLVIHVLLSWLLILKLGWGLVGAAVSLNFSWWLVVLGQLAYIFIWKSDGAWTGFSFQAFKDLFSFVKLSLASAVMLCLEFWYLMIVTVLAGHLNNALIAVDGISVCVRVSNELGAGKPRAAKFAILVVSATSISIGLVCMALVLGTRDYFPYIFTNTAEVRKEVTKLSPLLAITVLLNSLQPVLSGVAIGAGWQALVAYINIGCYYIVGLPAGLLLGFKFGFGIEGIWGGMIGGIVLQTIVLTLVTSYTNWNKEASEAGSRVRRWGGSVAEN; encoded by the exons ATGGTGGAGTCGAAGAAGTTGTGGATGCTAGCAGGGCCAGCAATCTTTACGTCCATATGTCAGTACTCACTGGGAGCACTCACTCAGACCTTTGTAGGACAAGTGAATGCTCTTGCACTCGCCGCCGTCTCCGTCGAGAATTCTGTAATCGCCGGACTTGCTTTCGGCGTCATG TTGGGAATGGGGAGTGCATTGGAAACGCTATGCGGGCAAGCATATGGAGCAGGACAGATTACGATGCTGGGAATTTACATGCAGAGATCATGGGTCATTTTGTTTGTCACTTCTCTGTTTTTGGTTCCAATTTATGTCTTCTCTCCTCCCATTCTAAAGCTCTTTGGCCAGACTGATGAGATTGCTGATGCCACTg GGAAGTTTGCCCTATGGATGCTTCCACAATTGTTTGCTTACGCCTTAAATTTCCCAATACAGAAGTTCCTGCAAGCACAGAGAAAGGTTCTTGTAATGGCTTATGTTGCAGGAGTAGTGTTGGTGATACATGTATTGCTTAGTTGGCTGCTAATCTTGAAGTTAGGGTGGGGTTTGGTTGGTGCTGCTGTGAGTCTCAACTTCTCATGGTGGCTTGTTGTTTTAGGTCAATTGGCCTACATTTTTATTTGGAAATCTGATGGAGCTTGGACTGGTTTCTCTTTCCAAGCTTTTAAAGACCTCTTTAGCTTTGTAAAGCTTTCCTTGGCTTCTGCTGTCATGTTATG CTTGGAGTTTTGGTACTTGATGATAGTTACAGTCCTAGCAGGTCATCTAAACAATGCATTGATTGCAGTTGATGGCATCTCTGTCTG TGTGAGAGTATCAAATGAACTGGGGGCAGGTAAACCTAGAGCAGCAAAATTTGCAATATTGGTGGTTTCTGCAACATCCATAAGTATAGGACTGGTTTGCATGGCCTTGGTTTTGGGAACAAGGGACTACTTTCCTTATATTTTCACCAACACTGCTGAAGTGAGGAAAGAGGTCACCAAGCTTTCACCCTTGTTAGCAATTACTGTGCTTCTAAATAGCCTTCAACCAGTCTTGTCTG gGGTTGCTATTGGAGCTGGATGGCAAGCTCTGGTTGCATACATCAACATTGGATGTTATTATATAGTTGGATTACCTGCTGGCTTACTCTTGGGGTTTaaatttggttttgggattgaG GGTATTTGGGGAGGGATGATTGGTGGCATCGTTTTGCAGACCATAGTCTTGACCTTAGTTACATCATACACTAACTGGAATAAGgag GCCTCTGAAGCAGGGAGCCGTGTTAGAAGATGGGGAGGATCGGTGGCAGAAAATTGA
- the LOC122657715 gene encoding protein DETOXIFICATION 33-like isoform X1: MVESKKLWMLAGPAIFTSICQYSLGALTQTFVGQVNALALAAVSVENSVIAGLAFGVMLGMGSALETLCGQAYGAGQITMLGIYMQRSWVILFVTSLFLVPIYVFSPPILKLFGQTDEIADATGKFALWMLPQLFAYALNFPIQKFLQAQRKVLVMAYVAGVVLVIHVLLSWLLILKLGWGLVGAAVSLNFSWWLVVLGQLAYIFIWKSDGAWTGFSFQAFKDLFSFVKLSLASAVMLCLEFWYLMIVTVLAGHLNNALIAVDGISVCMNINGWDFMIALGFNIGISVRVSNELGAGKPRAAKFAILVVSATSISIGLVCMALVLGTRDYFPYIFTNTAEVRKEVTKLSPLLAITVLLNSLQPVLSGVAIGAGWQALVAYINIGCYYIVGLPAGLLLGFKFGFGIEGIWGGMIGGIVLQTIVLTLVTSYTNWNKEASEAGSRVRRWGGSVAEN; this comes from the exons ATGGTGGAGTCGAAGAAGTTGTGGATGCTAGCAGGGCCAGCAATCTTTACGTCCATATGTCAGTACTCACTGGGAGCACTCACTCAGACCTTTGTAGGACAAGTGAATGCTCTTGCACTCGCCGCCGTCTCCGTCGAGAATTCTGTAATCGCCGGACTTGCTTTCGGCGTCATG TTGGGAATGGGGAGTGCATTGGAAACGCTATGCGGGCAAGCATATGGAGCAGGACAGATTACGATGCTGGGAATTTACATGCAGAGATCATGGGTCATTTTGTTTGTCACTTCTCTGTTTTTGGTTCCAATTTATGTCTTCTCTCCTCCCATTCTAAAGCTCTTTGGCCAGACTGATGAGATTGCTGATGCCACTg GGAAGTTTGCCCTATGGATGCTTCCACAATTGTTTGCTTACGCCTTAAATTTCCCAATACAGAAGTTCCTGCAAGCACAGAGAAAGGTTCTTGTAATGGCTTATGTTGCAGGAGTAGTGTTGGTGATACATGTATTGCTTAGTTGGCTGCTAATCTTGAAGTTAGGGTGGGGTTTGGTTGGTGCTGCTGTGAGTCTCAACTTCTCATGGTGGCTTGTTGTTTTAGGTCAATTGGCCTACATTTTTATTTGGAAATCTGATGGAGCTTGGACTGGTTTCTCTTTCCAAGCTTTTAAAGACCTCTTTAGCTTTGTAAAGCTTTCCTTGGCTTCTGCTGTCATGTTATG CTTGGAGTTTTGGTACTTGATGATAGTTACAGTCCTAGCAGGTCATCTAAACAATGCATTGATTGCAGTTGATGGCATCTCTGTCTG CATGAACATTAATGGATGGGATTTTATGATTGCACTTGGATTCAATATTGGAATAAG TGTGAGAGTATCAAATGAACTGGGGGCAGGTAAACCTAGAGCAGCAAAATTTGCAATATTGGTGGTTTCTGCAACATCCATAAGTATAGGACTGGTTTGCATGGCCTTGGTTTTGGGAACAAGGGACTACTTTCCTTATATTTTCACCAACACTGCTGAAGTGAGGAAAGAGGTCACCAAGCTTTCACCCTTGTTAGCAATTACTGTGCTTCTAAATAGCCTTCAACCAGTCTTGTCTG gGGTTGCTATTGGAGCTGGATGGCAAGCTCTGGTTGCATACATCAACATTGGATGTTATTATATAGTTGGATTACCTGCTGGCTTACTCTTGGGGTTTaaatttggttttgggattgaG GGTATTTGGGGAGGGATGATTGGTGGCATCGTTTTGCAGACCATAGTCTTGACCTTAGTTACATCATACACTAACTGGAATAAGgag GCCTCTGAAGCAGGGAGCCGTGTTAGAAGATGGGGAGGATCGGTGGCAGAAAATTGA
- the LOC122657715 gene encoding protein DETOXIFICATION 33-like isoform X2 yields the protein MVESKKLWMLAGPAIFTSICQYSLGALTQTFVGQVNALALAAVSVENSVIAGLAFGVMLGMGSALETLCGQAYGAGQITMLGIYMQRSWVILFVTSLFLVPIYVFSPPILKLFGQTDEIADATGKFALWMLPQLFAYALNFPIQKFLQAQRKVLVMAYVAGVVLVIHVLLSWLLILKLGWGLVGAAVSLNFSWWLVVLGQLAYIFIWKSDGAWTGFSFQAFKDLFSFVKLSLASAVMLCLEFWYLMIVTVLAGHLNNALIAVDGISVCMNINGWDFMIALGFNIGISVRVSNELGAGKPRAAKFAILVVSATSISIGLVCMALVLGTRDYFPYIFTNTAEVRKEVTKLSPLLAITVLLNSLQPVLSGVAIGAGWQALVAYINIGCYYIVGLPAGLLLGFKFGFGIEGVWGGMTGGIVLQTIILTIITSCTNWKKEASEAGNRFRKWGGSVAED from the exons ATGGTGGAGTCGAAGAAGTTGTGGATGCTAGCAGGGCCAGCAATCTTTACGTCCATATGTCAGTACTCACTGGGAGCACTCACTCAGACCTTTGTAGGACAAGTGAATGCTCTTGCACTCGCCGCCGTCTCCGTCGAGAATTCTGTAATCGCCGGACTTGCTTTCGGCGTCATG TTGGGAATGGGGAGTGCATTGGAAACGCTATGCGGGCAAGCATATGGAGCAGGACAGATTACGATGCTGGGAATTTACATGCAGAGATCATGGGTCATTTTGTTTGTCACTTCTCTGTTTTTGGTTCCAATTTATGTCTTCTCTCCTCCCATTCTAAAGCTCTTTGGCCAGACTGATGAGATTGCTGATGCCACTg GGAAGTTTGCCCTATGGATGCTTCCACAATTGTTTGCTTACGCCTTAAATTTCCCAATACAGAAGTTCCTGCAAGCACAGAGAAAGGTTCTTGTAATGGCTTATGTTGCAGGAGTAGTGTTGGTGATACATGTATTGCTTAGTTGGCTGCTAATCTTGAAGTTAGGGTGGGGTTTGGTTGGTGCTGCTGTGAGTCTCAACTTCTCATGGTGGCTTGTTGTTTTAGGTCAATTGGCCTACATTTTTATTTGGAAATCTGATGGAGCTTGGACTGGTTTCTCTTTCCAAGCTTTTAAAGACCTCTTTAGCTTTGTAAAGCTTTCCTTGGCTTCTGCTGTCATGTTATG CTTGGAGTTTTGGTACTTGATGATAGTTACAGTCCTAGCAGGTCATCTAAACAATGCATTGATTGCAGTTGATGGCATCTCTGTCTG CATGAACATTAATGGATGGGATTTTATGATTGCACTTGGATTCAATATTGGAATAAG TGTGAGAGTATCAAATGAACTGGGGGCAGGTAAACCTAGAGCAGCAAAATTTGCAATATTGGTGGTTTCTGCAACATCCATAAGTATAGGACTGGTTTGCATGGCCTTGGTTTTGGGAACAAGGGACTACTTTCCTTATATTTTCACCAACACTGCTGAAGTGAGGAAAGAGGTCACCAAGCTTTCACCCTTGTTAGCAATTACTGTGCTTCTAAATAGCCTTCAACCAGTCTTGTCTG gGGTTGCTATTGGAGCTGGATGGCAAGCTCTGGTTGCATACATCAACATTGGATGTTATTATATAGTTGGATTACCTGCTGGCTTACTCTTGGGGTTTaaatttggttttgggattgaG GGTGTTTGGGGAGGGATGACTGGTGGGATTGTTTTGCAGACCATAATCTTGACCATAATTACATCTTGCACTAACTGGAAAAAGGAG GCCTCTGAAGCTGGGAACCGTTTTAGAAAATGGGGAGGATCAGTCGCAGAAGATTAA